GCCCCGGAGCTGAAAACGAGACGGTTTTTGCGGGCGCGTTAACCAAAACGCCTGCGACGGCCGCCCGTCACGGCGCCTTGAGCTTGACAATTTTGCCAGCGGGGAGCGCTTTTTATCCCGCGATGCAAACAATTTTACGTTTCCGCCTAAACGTCTGGTGAGAGGGCGCGCGCTAACACTTCGGTCATAGGCAATCACTGAGCTCGGGCAGGAGCTGACAATGAAACAACAGGTCTCGAAAGAACTCCATGACTATTGGAGCAGCCTGAAGGGCGCGCGTCTTGCGCCCGAGCGCAATGACATCGATCTCACGGCGATCCGTCATCTTCTCGCCAATGTCTTCATTCTCCAGATCGACCGCTCCGGCCGCTATCCCCTGGAGATGTGCGGCACGCGCATCAACGCCTTCCAGCGCGCCGACCAGAAGGGCCGTTGCTTCCTCGAATTCTGGGACGACGCGGACCGCGCGGCGATCGTCGCTGCGATCTCGACGGTGTCAGACGAGACGCGCCCCGTCGTTGTGGGCGCACGCAGCGGCGCCGGCGATCTGCCGCGCCTCGACGTCGAATTGCTCCTGCTGCCGCTGCGTCACTTCGGAAAGACGCATTCGCTGGCGCTTGGCGCGCTGACGCCCGTCAACGAGCCCGACTGGCTCGGCCGCAGGAACGCGCCGGCGTTGCACGTGAATTCGATGCGTGTGATCGACGGGGCGG
The DNA window shown above is from Methylocystis echinoides and carries:
- a CDS encoding PAS domain-containing protein yields the protein MKQQVSKELHDYWSSLKGARLAPERNDIDLTAIRHLLANVFILQIDRSGRYPLEMCGTRINAFQRADQKGRCFLEFWDDADRAAIVAAISTVSDETRPVVVGARSGAGDLPRLDVELLLLPLRHFGKTHSLALGALTPVNEPDWLGRRNAPALHVNSMRVIDGAARGAPALVVHEGGRRAGVGF